One window of the Oncorhynchus mykiss isolate Arlee chromosome 5, USDA_OmykA_1.1, whole genome shotgun sequence genome contains the following:
- the LOC110522993 gene encoding predicted GPI-anchored protein 58, which produces METKILIALCALILSLGSIVEGQDLGAHSSPSDGPLTLGMSGAVQAPLPGGSPSPPDSLSLPSTDSPKPASNLTDGGLSNNNSSSSNSSSSSSNDTAVVVVKEVPATSVGVPAPTPIPEKTPGPENLTEETAQPSDAPSDNHTAPTHTPTTTVLVHKPSTIPTHTPVYSTTPSSHAPHSSKTHSPITTTASPAPTRPETHPTNTSAAPQPSSTPSPDPDTSNPIQPKQPLSPFLTTTTTTSPPALPTSEPQTQTSSITPLPASTPASSPPSQAKTHADIPSQLNVVDGEPVFHSGGPALDPLLAGLVSVFIVTAAIITLLLFIKLRRRDQRPEFRRLQDLPMDDMMEDTPLSMYSY; this is translated from the exons ATGGAAACCAAAATACTCATCGCTCTGTGCGCTCTGATCCTCAGCTTGGGTTCGATTGTAGAAG GCCAGGACCTTGGTGctcactcctctccctcagaCGGACCTCTGACCCTAGGTATGTCCGGGGCTGTTCAGGCACCCCTCCCTGGaggttctccctctcctccagactctctgtccctccccagcACAGACTCCCCAAAGCCAGCCAGCAACCTCACTGATGGAGGGCTctccaacaacaacagcagcagtagcaacagcagcagtagcagtagcaacgACACAGCAGTCGTAGTGGTAAAAGAGGTCCCAG cCACCAGTGTGGGGGTCCCTGCCCCCACTCCCATCCCTGAGAAGACCCCTGGCCCGGAGAACCTCACTGAAGAAACCGCACAACCCTCTGATGCTCCCTCTGACAACCACACtgcccctacacacacacccaccaccacagtcCTCGTTCACAAACCTTCCAccatcccaacacacacacctgtctactccaccactccatccAGCCATGCCCCTCATTCCTCCAAAACTCACTCACCCATCACCACCACCGCTTCCCCAGCCCCTACTAGGCCTGAGACCCACCCAACTAACACCTCCGCTGCCCCCCAGCCCAGCTCAACCCCCAGCCCTGACCCAGATACCTCTAACCCTATCCAGCCTAAACAGCCCCTCAGTCCCTttctcaccaccactaccaccacctctcCCCCAGCTCTACCTACGTCTGAGCCCCAGACCCAGACATCCAGCATCACCCCTCTCCCGGCTTCCACCCCAGCCAGCAGCCCTCCATCCCAGGCTAAAACGCATGCCGACATCCCCTCTCAGCTCAATGTAGTGGATG GGGAACCAGTGTTCCATAGTGGTGGACCTGCCCTGGACCCTCTCCTAGCTGGACTAGTGTCCGTCTTCATCGTCACTGCAGCCATCATCACCCTGCTCCTCTTCATCAAACTGCGACGACGGGATCAGCGGCCTGAGTTCCGCAGGCTCCAGGACCTGCCTATG GATGATATGATGGAGGATACTCCCCTGTCTATGTACAGCTACTGA
- the LOC110524487 gene encoding uncharacterized protein LOC110524487 isoform X3, translating to MNWDNQLSSILSAADGSVAKMRERLTTPGNYPKGREVDLFPVREVASVSNFELPRPPPLPKSSISLLPPPSSAVQWADLAAVQSQLQIQSQAIESLTQSLHDMDRERHSQQRHIQALQDEVRRLREQATEREREREQERDGERRGSGMTSPEVERRMDQWRRDVGRELSTLRRHITGATSQGNLEESFCSKLRREELDHLRREVDTLKTQLRRQEEDMFLQQSEARETSRQYEHSCKTLEELTDSYRNHSFDLAKTVSQYTHTEQEVRQIRITVSELKDEIRSLILRERHHTPTVTLHTAVPALAAFSRCKDARGQKAEPDSDSDDFSPTPSLAEVSSDDLSWLDDRDTAPPLAVPRVHQSSHSAGNDLRGPGSGLDDDDDLDDDDDDGNLELGSDSPPDLSLNDL from the exons ATGAACTGGGACAACCAGCTGAGCTCCATCCTCTCAGCAGCTGATGGCAGTGTTGCCAAGATGAGG GAGAGACTGACCACGCCAGGGAATTATCCAAAAGGAAGAGAAG TAGATCTCTTTCCAGTCAGGGAGGTGGCTAGTGTGTCAAATTTTGAGCTCCCtcgccccccccctctccccaagtcctccatctctctcctcccccctccctcctccgctGTGCAGTGGGCAGACCTGGCAGCCGTCCAATCACAACTGCAGATCCAGAGCCAG GCCATAGAGTCTCTGACCCAAAGTCTTCAtgacatggacagagagagacactctcAGCAGCGCCACATACAGGCACTACAAG ACGAGGTTCGCAGGCTGCGAGAGCAGgcgacggagagggagagagagcgggaacaagaaagggatggagagaggagagggtcagggatGACTAGTCCAGAAGTGGAGAGAAGGATGGACCAGTGGAGGAGAGATGTGGGCCGTGAGCTCAGCACTCTGAGAAGGCACATCACCGGAGCCACATCGCAAGGCAAcctggaggagag TTTCTGCTCTAAGCTGCGAAGGGAGGAGTTGGATCATTTGAGGAGAGAGGTGGACACACTCAAAACCCAGCTCA ggaggCAGGAGGAGGACATGTTTCTTCAGCAGTCGGAGGCCAGAGAGACGAGTAGGCAGTATGAACACAGCTGCAAG ACACTAGAGGAACTAACAGACAGCTACAGAAACCACAGCTTTGACCTGGCCAAGACTGTttctcaatacacacacacagagcaggaggTCCGCcagatcag GATAACTGTATCGGAGCTGAAGGACGAGATCAGGAGTCTGATTCTCCGGGAGAGACATCACACACCTACTGTTACACTACACACAGCAG ttcCAGCATTAGCTGCCTTCTCCCGCTGTAAAGATGCCAGGGGTCAAAAGGCGGAGCCAGACTCTGACTCTGACGACTTCAGTCCCACCCCCAGTCTGGCTGAGGTCAGCTCTGATgacctgtcctggctggatgaCAGAGACACAG CTCCTCCTCTAGCAGTACCTCGGGTACATCAGAGCTCCCATTCTGCAGGAAATGACCTCAGAGGACCAGGAAGTGGCCTGGACGATGATGATGatcttgatgatgatgatgatgatggaaacCTGGAGTTGGGGTCAGACAGCCCCCCCGACCTCAGCCTCAATGACCTTTGA
- the LOC110524487 gene encoding uncharacterized protein LOC110524487 isoform X2: MNWDNQLSSILSAADGSVAKMRERLTTPGNYPKGREDLFPVREVASVSNFELPRPPPLPKSSISLLPPPSSAVQWADLAAVQSQLQIQSQAIESLTQSLHDMDRERHSQQRHIQALQDVLFFYLSDEVRRLREQATEREREREQERDGERRGSGMTSPEVERRMDQWRRDVGRELSTLRRHITGATSQGNLEESFCSKLRREELDHLRREVDTLKTQLRRQEEDMFLQQSEARETSRQYEHSCKTLEELTDSYRNHSFDLAKTVSQYTHTEQEVRQIRITVSELKDEIRSLILRERHHTPTVTLHTAVPALAAFSRCKDARGQKAEPDSDSDDFSPTPSLAEVSSDDLSWLDDRDTAPPLAVPRVHQSSHSAGNDLRGPGSGLDDDDDLDDDDDDGNLELGSDSPPDLSLNDL, translated from the exons ATGAACTGGGACAACCAGCTGAGCTCCATCCTCTCAGCAGCTGATGGCAGTGTTGCCAAGATGAGG GAGAGACTGACCACGCCAGGGAATTATCCAAAAGGAAGAGAAG ATCTCTTTCCAGTCAGGGAGGTGGCTAGTGTGTCAAATTTTGAGCTCCCtcgccccccccctctccccaagtcctccatctctctcctcccccctccctcctccgctGTGCAGTGGGCAGACCTGGCAGCCGTCCAATCACAACTGCAGATCCAGAGCCAG GCCATAGAGTCTCTGACCCAAAGTCTTCAtgacatggacagagagagacactctcAGCAGCGCCACATACAGGCACTACAAG ATGTGTTATTCTTCTATCTCTCAGACGAGGTTCGCAGGCTGCGAGAGCAGgcgacggagagggagagagagcgggaacaagaaagggatggagagaggagagggtcagggatGACTAGTCCAGAAGTGGAGAGAAGGATGGACCAGTGGAGGAGAGATGTGGGCCGTGAGCTCAGCACTCTGAGAAGGCACATCACCGGAGCCACATCGCAAGGCAAcctggaggagag TTTCTGCTCTAAGCTGCGAAGGGAGGAGTTGGATCATTTGAGGAGAGAGGTGGACACACTCAAAACCCAGCTCA ggaggCAGGAGGAGGACATGTTTCTTCAGCAGTCGGAGGCCAGAGAGACGAGTAGGCAGTATGAACACAGCTGCAAG ACACTAGAGGAACTAACAGACAGCTACAGAAACCACAGCTTTGACCTGGCCAAGACTGTttctcaatacacacacacagagcaggaggTCCGCcagatcag GATAACTGTATCGGAGCTGAAGGACGAGATCAGGAGTCTGATTCTCCGGGAGAGACATCACACACCTACTGTTACACTACACACAGCAG ttcCAGCATTAGCTGCCTTCTCCCGCTGTAAAGATGCCAGGGGTCAAAAGGCGGAGCCAGACTCTGACTCTGACGACTTCAGTCCCACCCCCAGTCTGGCTGAGGTCAGCTCTGATgacctgtcctggctggatgaCAGAGACACAG CTCCTCCTCTAGCAGTACCTCGGGTACATCAGAGCTCCCATTCTGCAGGAAATGACCTCAGAGGACCAGGAAGTGGCCTGGACGATGATGATGatcttgatgatgatgatgatgatggaaacCTGGAGTTGGGGTCAGACAGCCCCCCCGACCTCAGCCTCAATGACCTTTGA
- the LOC110524487 gene encoding uncharacterized protein LOC110524487 isoform X1: MNWDNQLSSILSAADGSVAKMRERLTTPGNYPKGREVDLFPVREVASVSNFELPRPPPLPKSSISLLPPPSSAVQWADLAAVQSQLQIQSQAIESLTQSLHDMDRERHSQQRHIQALQDVLFFYLSDEVRRLREQATEREREREQERDGERRGSGMTSPEVERRMDQWRRDVGRELSTLRRHITGATSQGNLEESFCSKLRREELDHLRREVDTLKTQLRRQEEDMFLQQSEARETSRQYEHSCKTLEELTDSYRNHSFDLAKTVSQYTHTEQEVRQIRITVSELKDEIRSLILRERHHTPTVTLHTAVPALAAFSRCKDARGQKAEPDSDSDDFSPTPSLAEVSSDDLSWLDDRDTAPPLAVPRVHQSSHSAGNDLRGPGSGLDDDDDLDDDDDDGNLELGSDSPPDLSLNDL; the protein is encoded by the exons ATGAACTGGGACAACCAGCTGAGCTCCATCCTCTCAGCAGCTGATGGCAGTGTTGCCAAGATGAGG GAGAGACTGACCACGCCAGGGAATTATCCAAAAGGAAGAGAAG TAGATCTCTTTCCAGTCAGGGAGGTGGCTAGTGTGTCAAATTTTGAGCTCCCtcgccccccccctctccccaagtcctccatctctctcctcccccctccctcctccgctGTGCAGTGGGCAGACCTGGCAGCCGTCCAATCACAACTGCAGATCCAGAGCCAG GCCATAGAGTCTCTGACCCAAAGTCTTCAtgacatggacagagagagacactctcAGCAGCGCCACATACAGGCACTACAAG ATGTGTTATTCTTCTATCTCTCAGACGAGGTTCGCAGGCTGCGAGAGCAGgcgacggagagggagagagagcgggaacaagaaagggatggagagaggagagggtcagggatGACTAGTCCAGAAGTGGAGAGAAGGATGGACCAGTGGAGGAGAGATGTGGGCCGTGAGCTCAGCACTCTGAGAAGGCACATCACCGGAGCCACATCGCAAGGCAAcctggaggagag TTTCTGCTCTAAGCTGCGAAGGGAGGAGTTGGATCATTTGAGGAGAGAGGTGGACACACTCAAAACCCAGCTCA ggaggCAGGAGGAGGACATGTTTCTTCAGCAGTCGGAGGCCAGAGAGACGAGTAGGCAGTATGAACACAGCTGCAAG ACACTAGAGGAACTAACAGACAGCTACAGAAACCACAGCTTTGACCTGGCCAAGACTGTttctcaatacacacacacagagcaggaggTCCGCcagatcag GATAACTGTATCGGAGCTGAAGGACGAGATCAGGAGTCTGATTCTCCGGGAGAGACATCACACACCTACTGTTACACTACACACAGCAG ttcCAGCATTAGCTGCCTTCTCCCGCTGTAAAGATGCCAGGGGTCAAAAGGCGGAGCCAGACTCTGACTCTGACGACTTCAGTCCCACCCCCAGTCTGGCTGAGGTCAGCTCTGATgacctgtcctggctggatgaCAGAGACACAG CTCCTCCTCTAGCAGTACCTCGGGTACATCAGAGCTCCCATTCTGCAGGAAATGACCTCAGAGGACCAGGAAGTGGCCTGGACGATGATGATGatcttgatgatgatgatgatgatggaaacCTGGAGTTGGGGTCAGACAGCCCCCCCGACCTCAGCCTCAATGACCTTTGA
- the mmachc gene encoding cyanocobalamin reductase / alkylcobalamin dealkylase: protein MALPTVNVEDVRKALSNHLSKLGFEVYPLKIGWYNVVLPPSLHLSYPDDTLGAVVLSTPAMFEQAFLPFMESRGWKGVSADPIDQCVKHCINNTVSECFPGVKVDVSYDYEMLPSRKPKFLAQSAAHVAGAVYYYQRSDILDHPWGEKKMFGVCIHPRLGGWFAIRAMLVFVGSEVGSELQQTAPPDCVPTREDRIQLLEDFNLRWQDWSYRDIVPPVQTYSQKQRKYFSTPPAQRLDLLTDWGYLTGGEEDNTQEN from the exons ATGGCGCTGCCCACGGTCAATGTGGAAGATGTGAGAAAAGCTTTGAGTAATCATCTGTCAAAGTTGGGGTTTGAAGTTTATCCACTGAAG ATTGGCTGGTACAATGTAgtcctgcccccctctctccacctgtccTACCCTGATGACACCCTGGGAGCGGTGGTGCTCAGCACTCCAGCCATGTTTGAACAGGCCTTCCTGCCCTTCATGGAGAGCAGGGGCTGGAAGGGGGTGTCTGCAGACCCCATAGACCAGTGTGTCAAACACTGCATCAACAACACAGTCTctgag tGTTTTCCAGGTGTGAAGGTAGATGTGAGTTATGACTATGAGATGCTGCCCAGCAGGAAGCCCAAGTTCCTGGCCCAGAGTGCTGCCCATGTGGCGGGAGCTGTGTACTACTACCAACGCTCCGACATACTTGACCACCCCTGGGGGGAGAAG AAGATGTTTGGTGTGTGTATACACCCGCGTCTGGGGGGCTGGTTTGCTATCAGAGCTATGTTAGTGTTTGTTGGGTCTGAGGTGGGTTCGGAGCTGCAGCAGACAGCTCCTCCAGACTGTGTTCCTACCAGGGAGGATAGGATACAGCTACTGGAGGACTTTAACCTCAGATGGCAG GACTGGAGTTACAGAGATATCGTCCCCCCAGTCCAAACCTACTCCCAGAAACAGAGAAAATACTTCTCCACCCCCCCAGCCCAGCGACTAGACTTGCTCACAGACTGGGGCTACCTGACCGGGGGAGAAGAGGACAACACACAGGAGAACTGA